A single region of the Fusarium fujikuroi IMI 58289 draft genome, chromosome FFUJ_chr05 genome encodes:
- a CDS encoding probable aldehyde dehydrogenase, whose protein sequence is MGSTNGNEAIKPLMLIDGQLIGASDGNTFPLFNPATGDKVADVPEATKDDVNNAVAAAQRAFPAWSALDPAKRGGYMKKLAGLIRQHNGELALLEAKSMGRPLPEFFEGYAAAASYEYYAEAWPHIQGQASLNTPGYVTMTLRQPFGVVGAIIPWNAALLFFAGKTAPALITGNTVVLKSSEKAPLGAAKFAELIHKAGFPPGVFNVISGHGNPSGAALSSHMDLRAISFTGSGRTGRAIQEAAAKSNLKKWNSGQVCMANSRVYVQDTIAEAFIEASKKALAAAKPGDPTQKGVDHGPQADKTQYETVLSYIDEGQKSGKLVQGGKGSYDKTGGFFIEPTIFLDTAENAKIMKEEIFGPVVNINIIKTEEEAVQKANDTEYGLYAAVYTKNIDRAMRVTQQLNSGYVGINCTSPTTARDLPFGGYKSSGQGREGWLYSMDNFLEVKSVMMKVDTGGSKL, encoded by the exons ATGGGCTCGACGAATGGAAACGAGGCAATCAAGCCTCTTATGCTAATTGATGGCCAA TTGATCGGCGCCTCTGATGGCAACACTTTTCCCCTCTTCAACCCAGCGACGGGCGATAAAGTCGCAGATG TCCCCGAAGCCACAAAAGACGATGTCAACAACGCCGTCGCAGCTGCACAGCGCGCCTTTCCTGCATGGTCTGCATTAGATCCCGCCAAACGTGGCGGCTACATGAAGAAACTCGCGGGTCTGATCCGACAACATAACGGCGAACTGGCTTTACTCGAGGCAAAGTCAATGGGTCGTCCGCTACCCGAGTTCTTTGAGGGATATGCCGCTGCTGCGAGTTATGAGTACTACGCTGAGGCTTGGCCTCATATCCAAGGCCAGGCGAGTCTCAACACGCCAGGCTATGTCACCATGACCCTACGTCAACCATTTGGCGTTGTTGGTGCTATTATTCCCTGGAACgctgctctcctcttcttcgcgGGGAAGACGGCACCTGCGCTCATCACTGGAAATACAGTCGTGCTCAAGTCGAGCGAGAAAGCACCGCTCGGTGCAGCCAAATTCGCCGAGCTAATCCACAAGGCGGGCTTTCCACCTGGTGTCTTCAACGTCATTTCCGGCCACGGTAACCCCTCAGGAGCAGCCCTCTCATCACACATGGATCTACGCGCAATCTCATTCACTGGCTCGGGACGAACAGGACGGGCTATTCAGGAAGCAGCTGCCAAGTCCAACCTGAAGAAA TGGAACAGTGGACAGGTCTGCATGGCGAATTCTCGCGTTTACGTGCAGGACACCATTGCCGAGGCCTTCATTGAAGCTAGTAAGAAGGCACTTGCAGCTGCGAAGCCAGGTGATCCAACGCAAAAGGGCGTTGATCACGGCCCGCAAGCGGACAAGACCCAGTACGAGACTGTTTTGTCTTATATAGATGAGGGTCAAAAGTCAGGAAAGCTAGTTCAAGGTGGAAAGGGAAGTTATGACAAGACGGGAGGCTTCTTCATTGAACCGACGATCTTTTTGGACACGGCTGAAAATGCCAAGAtcatgaaggaagagatctTCGGGCCTGTCGtgaacatcaacatcatcaaaacagaggaagaggctgttcAGAAAGCGAATGACACAGAGTATGGTTTGTACGCTGCAGTTTACACCAAGAATATTGATCGGGCTATGAGGGTCACACAGCAGCTCAACTCGGGCTATGTCGGCATCAACTGCACTAGTCCCACGACAGCTCGAGATCTTCCTTTTGGGGGATACAAGTCTTCGGGGCAGGGTAGAGAGGGTTGGCTTTATAGTATGGATAACTTCTTGGAGGTCAAGagtgtgatgatgaaggtggaCACGGGGGGTTCCAAATTGTAA
- a CDS encoding probable c-14 sterol reductase ERG-3 — protein MKAPKTPEYEFGGPIGATGIVFGLPILMQLLYLGCNDVSGCPAPALLDPKTLTWQKFKEQTPWPKEGIWGLMSWEVTGWLFAYYFLSLVLYRVLPAQEVYGTKLRESGKALKYRFNSFSSSVVQLVACAIGTYIYGAEFPVWTFMTTNYLQLLTTSTVLTFIVSLYVYIGSFSVKKGNPELRELARGGHTGRIIYDFFIGRELNPRVTLPIFGEIDIKSWLEMRTALTGWILLNCAFIAQQYRNYGYVSDSILVIATVQAYYVLEGQYSELGLLGMMDITQDGLGFMLVWGNMVWVPFLYSTQCRYLSVYPVHLGPIGVSAIATVFAIGLYIFRSSNNQKALFRKDPKHPAFANMTFIQTKRGTKLLTGGWWGMARHINYFGDWLQSLPFSLPTKFAGYVILPAGSAVAGNEVVKMLDGRLVTPDGASPWGMLFTYFYSAWFGFLLIHRERRDDAACIEKYGKDWDEYKNKVRYRILPGVY, from the exons ATGAAGGCCCCAAAAACACCAGAATACGAATTCGGCGGCCC catcggCGCCACAGGCATCGTCTTTGGTCTTCCAATTCTCATGCAGCTTCTCTACCTCGGATGCAACGACGTTTCAGGATGTCCCGCGCCAGCTCTTCTCGATCCTAAGACATTGACGTGGCAGAAATTCAAGGAGCAAACGCCCTGGCCGAAGGAGGGCATCTGGGGATTAATGAGCTGGGAGGTCACGGGGTGGCTGTTCGCTTACTATTTTCTGAGTCTGGTGCTTTATCGCGTTTTGCCGGCCCAAGAGGTTTATGGGACCAAGTTGAGGGAGTCGGGTAAGGCGCTGAAGTATCGATTCAATT CCTTTTCTTCAAGTGTTGTGCAATTGGTTGCATGCGCTATTGGGACTTACATTTACGGCGCTGAATTTCCCGTCTGGACTTTCATGACCACCAACTATCTCCAACTCCTCACTACCAGCACGGTCCTAACCTTTATCGTCTCACTCTACGTCTACATCGGCAGTTTCTCCGTCAAGAAGGGCAACCCCGAGCTGCGCGAGCTGGCCAGAGGTGGACACACTGGCCGCATCATTTACGACTTCTTCATCGGCCGTGAACTCAACCCTCGCGTCACGCTTCCCATCTTCGGCGAGATCGACATCAAGTCTTGGTTAGAGATGCGCACTGCTCTTACGGGCTGGATCTTGTTAAACTGCGCTTTCATCGCTCAGCAGTATCGCAACTATGGCTATGTTTCTGATAGCATCTTGGTCATCGCTACGGTCCAAGCTTACTACGTGCTTGAGGGTCAGTACTCAGAGCTTGGACTATTGGGTATGATGGATATCACCCAAGATGGTCTTGGATTCATGCTTGTTTGGGGTAACATGGTCTGGGTCCCTTTCCTCTACTCGACTCAGTGCCGCTACCTCTCTGTCTACCCCGTTCACCTGGGACCTATCGGTGTATCTGCTATCGCCACTGTCTTTGCCATCGGGCTGTACATCTTCCGATCTTCCAACAACCAAAAGGCTCTCTTCCGCAAGGATCCCAAACATCCTGCTTTCGCAAACATGACCTTCATCCAGACCAAGCGCGGAACCAAGCTTTTGACCGGCGGATGGTGGGGAATGGCCCGTCACATCAACTACTTTGGCGACTGGCTTCAATCTCTTCCGTTCTCGCTGCCGACAAAATTTGCTGGTTATGTGATTCTCCCAGCTGGTAGTGCTGTAGCTGGAAACGAGGTCGTCAAGATGCTTGATGGTCGCTTGGTGACTCCAGATGGCGCTTCGCCTTGGGGGATGCTGTTTACGTACTTTTACTCTGCTTGGTTTGGGTTCCTGCTTATTCATCGGGAGAGGAGAGATGATGCCGCGTGCATTGAGAAGTATGGCAAGGATTGGGATGAGTATAAGAACAAGGTTAGATATCGAATCTTGCCTGGCGTGTATTGA
- a CDS encoding probable homogentisate 1,2-dioxygenase produces MAPSEDYQNIFHWAETQKDGSIPSFATRKNDPYTYLSGFNNHHESEAIPGTIPQGQNSPRCVRFGLYAEQMTTSFGASRQANKNSWLYRARPAVAHQGFTDMPKVEGTESCFLPLNPAVRISPTQLAWLPFDISEGTDFISGLRTIAGSGDPTLREGLATHIFSATKSMEKRAFVNSDGDFLIIAQQGNLDIQTEFGNLYVQPGEICVIQRGQRFKVAVEGPTRGYILEVWGSHFELPELGPLGSNGLANARDFLYPKANYTVTRDDPWEIVYKLGGRFFKSTQNHCPFDVVAWHGNYAPYKYDLTKFVNVGSISVDHIDPSIFCVLTAASRDANAPLADFLIFSPRWDVASHTYRPPYYHRNAASELMGLIYGEYAGRSDEFQPGGVSFECGWVPHGVAYEEFKAASAQPPPQMQISKGAVAFMFESCRQLTITDWAWNSDKKHEHEPKMWDNLVDNFSEHLDEINEILGKKTL; encoded by the exons ATGGCCCCGTCAGAGGATTATCAAAACATCTTTCACTGGGCTGAGACCCAGAAGGATGGAAGTATTCCGTCCTTTGCGACTCGAAAGAACGATCCGTATACGTACCTCTCTGGCTTCAACAACCACCATGAATCAGAGGCTATTCCTGGGACTATTCCCCAGGGACAGAACAGTCCGCGATGTGTTAGGTTTGGGCTTTATGCTGAGCAGATGACCACGTCGTTTGGTGCTTCTCGCCAGGCTAATAAGAATTCGTGGCTCTACCGAGCAAGACCTGCTGTTGCTCACCAGGGATTC ACGGATATGCCCAAGGTTGAAGGGACAGAGAGCTGCTTTCTACCTCTTAACCCTGCCGTCAGAATCTCACCAACTCAGTTAGCCTGG CTCCCATTTGACATCTCCGAAGGCACCGACTTCATCTCTGGCCTCCGCACAATCGCCGGCTCAG GCGACCCTACCCTCCGCGAAGGTCTCGCAACACACATCTTCTCCGCCACAAAGAGCATGGAAAAGCGCGCCTTCGTAAACTCCGACGGCgactttctcatcatcgctcaACAAGGCAATCTCGACATCCAAACTGAATTCGGCAATCTCTACGTCCAGCCCGGTGAGATCTGCGTCATCCAGCGCGGCCAACGCTTCAAAGTTGCTGTTGAGGGTCCGACTAGGGGCTATATCCTCGAAGTCTGGGGTTCGCACTTTGAACTTCCTGAGCTGGGACCTCTGGGCTCAAACGGTCTTGCTAACGCAAGGGACTTTTTGTATCCCAAGGCTAATTACACTGTTACGCGTGATGATCCGTGGGAGATCGTGTATAAGCTTGGCGGACGCTTCTTCAAGAGCACGCAGAACCACTGCCCGTTTGACGTTGTCGCCTGGCATGGGAACTACGCGCCTTACAAGTATGATCTCACCAAGTTCGTCAACGTGGGATCTATCTCTGTTGATCATATTGATCCATCTATCTTTTGCGTTTTGACGGCTGCTTCGCGAGATGCAAATGCTCCGCTGGCGGACTTTCTCATCTTTTCACCTCGCTGGGACGTCGCGTCGCATACATACCGGCCACCGTATTATCATCGTAACGCAGCGTCTGAGCTAATGGGGCTGATTTATGGAGAGTATGCAGGACGATCTGATGAGTTTCAGCCTGGTGGTGTGTCGTTTGAGTGCGGCTGGGTTCCTCACGGTGTAGCCTACGAA GAATTCAAGGCAGCGTCAGCACAACCCCCGCCGCAGATGCAAATCTCCAAGGGCGCAGTGGCATTCATGTTTGAGAGCTGCAGACAGCTGACCATCACGGACTGGGCGTGGAACAGCGATAAGAAGCACGAGCACGAGCCCAAGATGTGGGATAACTTGGTCGATAACTTTTCCGAGCaccttgatgagatcaatgAGATCTTGGGGAAGAAAACCCTGTAA